In Longimicrobium sp., a genomic segment contains:
- a CDS encoding FHA domain-containing protein, producing the protein MATNLPQAGPLATFGVAAGPRYGEQIPVPAPVVTVGRGAGADVVIDDDSVSVQHARLEFDLGAWRITDLDSTNGTAIEGVKLAPNVPTPLPYGAAVRFGGVKLQFREVESADLAAARAAYVPPAKEVTLKEERRGFRFPLWLALLVVILLALLAYAIVQMNQPAPVPRQLPAPTDVPAARAGRP; encoded by the coding sequence ATGGCCACCAACCTCCCGCAGGCCGGCCCGCTCGCCACCTTCGGCGTTGCCGCGGGGCCGCGCTACGGCGAGCAGATCCCCGTGCCCGCGCCCGTTGTGACCGTGGGCCGCGGCGCCGGCGCCGACGTGGTGATCGACGACGACTCGGTGAGCGTGCAGCACGCCCGGCTGGAGTTCGACCTGGGCGCGTGGCGCATCACCGACCTGGACTCCACCAACGGCACCGCCATCGAGGGGGTGAAGCTCGCCCCCAACGTGCCCACGCCGCTGCCGTACGGCGCGGCCGTGCGCTTCGGCGGGGTGAAGCTGCAGTTCCGCGAGGTCGAGTCGGCGGACCTGGCGGCGGCGCGCGCGGCGTACGTGCCGCCCGCGAAGGAGGTCACGCTGAAGGAGGAGCGGCGCGGCTTCCGCTTCCCGCTCTGGCTGGCGCTGCTCGTCGTGATCCTGCTGGCGCTGCTGGCGTACGCCATCGTGCAGATGAACCAGCCGGCGCCGGTGCCCCGCCAGCTTCCCGCCCCCACCGACGTGCCCGCCGCGCGGGCCGGCCGGCCGTGA
- a CDS encoding type II toxin-antitoxin system PemK/MazF family toxin, with amino-acid sequence MGTPSAGEVVLVPFPFSDLSQSKLRPAVVLASAGRNDFILCQVTSNAYADNSAIELAQGDFESGSLQRTSYARPGKLFTAHDSLVVKTAGVLRAEARSRVVERVIEVIRNG; translated from the coding sequence GTGGGAACACCTTCAGCCGGAGAAGTAGTCCTCGTCCCCTTTCCGTTTTCAGATCTCAGCCAGTCGAAACTTCGCCCCGCAGTCGTCCTTGCCAGCGCCGGCCGGAACGACTTCATCCTGTGTCAGGTCACAAGCAACGCCTATGCGGATAATTCCGCTATCGAGCTGGCACAGGGTGATTTCGAGTCTGGATCGCTGCAGAGAACCAGTTACGCTCGACCGGGCAAGCTCTTTACCGCGCACGATTCGCTCGTGGTGAAAACCGCAGGCGTCCTTCGCGCGGAAGCGCGCAGCCGGGTGGTGGAACGCGTGATCGAGGTAATCAGGAACGGGTAG
- a CDS encoding LLM class flavin-dependent oxidoreductase has translation MRFGYWMPVFGGWLRNVDDEGMEASWEYVSRLARRGEEIGFDLTLIAELFLNDIKGADAPTLEAWSTAAALAAVTKTQEIMVAVRPTFHPPVIFAKQAANIDRISGGRLSLNVVSSWWATEARKYGVQFDVHDDRYARTREWLEVVNGVWCSPSFTHEGRYYKVDEAVLEPKPASRPRPTIYAGGESPAAKEMISSMCDGFLTHGDPPENIAPKVADMRARREALGLPPMVFGAAGYAIVRPTEAEAKRERERITDVSSGNAYHSYQDWLNNTQLEQRVSLEDYSVSNRGLRTGLVGTPEQVAERLIALEEAGLDLVLLQFSPQLEEMERFAEEVIPLVNGSHTEAVAA, from the coding sequence ATGCGCTTCGGCTACTGGATGCCCGTGTTCGGCGGGTGGCTGCGCAACGTGGACGACGAGGGGATGGAGGCCAGCTGGGAGTACGTGAGCCGCCTGGCCCGCCGCGGCGAGGAGATCGGGTTCGACCTGACGCTGATCGCCGAGCTCTTCCTGAACGACATCAAGGGCGCCGACGCGCCCACGCTGGAGGCGTGGTCCACCGCGGCGGCGCTGGCGGCGGTCACGAAGACGCAGGAGATCATGGTGGCGGTGCGGCCGACGTTCCACCCGCCGGTGATCTTCGCCAAGCAGGCGGCCAACATCGACCGCATCAGTGGCGGGCGGCTGTCGCTGAACGTGGTCAGCAGCTGGTGGGCGACCGAGGCGCGGAAGTACGGCGTGCAGTTCGACGTGCACGACGACCGCTACGCCCGCACCCGCGAGTGGCTGGAGGTGGTGAACGGCGTGTGGTGCAGTCCGTCGTTCACGCACGAGGGGCGATACTACAAGGTGGATGAGGCCGTGCTGGAGCCCAAGCCCGCCTCGCGCCCGCGGCCGACGATCTACGCCGGCGGCGAATCTCCCGCGGCCAAGGAGATGATCTCGTCGATGTGCGACGGGTTCCTGACGCACGGCGACCCGCCGGAGAACATCGCGCCGAAGGTGGCCGACATGCGCGCCCGCCGCGAGGCGCTGGGGCTGCCGCCGATGGTGTTCGGCGCCGCGGGCTACGCCATCGTCCGTCCCACGGAAGCCGAGGCGAAGCGCGAGCGGGAGCGCATCACCGACGTGTCGAGCGGGAACGCGTACCACAGCTACCAGGACTGGCTGAACAACACGCAGCTGGAGCAACGGGTGAGCCTGGAGGACTACTCGGTTTCCAATCGCGGGCTGCGCACCGGCCTGGTCGGCACGCCGGAGCAGGTGGCCGAGCGGCTGATCGCGCTCGAAGAGGCGGGGCTGGACCTGGTCCTCCTCCAGTTCTCGCCGCAGCTGGAGGAGATGGAGCGCTTCGCCGAGGAGGTCATCCCCCTCGTGAACGGAAGCCACACCGAGGCCGTCGCGGCCTGA
- a CDS encoding PP2C family serine/threonine-protein phosphatase has translation MRVSWEAAGATDVGRVRPHNEDSFLIDAPRGVFLVADGMGGHAAGEIASAIATESVGSALRQGVDGGLRTDVLEEAMRQSFHNAHMSIVNYSAIKPETRGMGTTMTALVLCDDGTFRLGHIGDSRGYVLRHGELEQVTRDHTWVQREVEAGRITERGARRHHLSHVLTRALGADSLDQPDVYAGTLLPGDIVLLASDGLTGMLTDRMIRRVLDRPGELADMVAALIVGANERGGRDNITAVLVRILDVD, from the coding sequence GTGAGGGTGAGCTGGGAGGCGGCCGGCGCCACCGACGTGGGGCGCGTGCGGCCGCACAACGAGGACTCGTTCCTGATCGACGCGCCGCGCGGGGTGTTCCTGGTGGCCGACGGGATGGGCGGCCATGCCGCGGGCGAGATCGCCAGCGCCATCGCCACCGAGTCGGTGGGGTCGGCGCTCCGGCAGGGGGTGGACGGCGGGCTGCGCACCGACGTGCTGGAAGAGGCCATGCGCCAGAGCTTCCACAACGCGCACATGTCCATCGTCAACTACTCGGCCATCAAGCCCGAGACCAGGGGGATGGGCACCACCATGACCGCGCTGGTGCTGTGCGACGACGGCACCTTCCGGCTGGGCCACATCGGCGACAGCCGGGGCTACGTGCTGCGCCACGGCGAGCTGGAGCAGGTCACCCGCGACCACACCTGGGTGCAGCGCGAGGTCGAGGCCGGCCGCATCACCGAGCGCGGGGCGCGGCGCCACCACCTGTCGCACGTGCTGACCCGCGCGCTGGGCGCGGACTCGCTGGACCAGCCGGACGTCTACGCCGGCACGCTCCTCCCCGGCGACATCGTGCTGCTGGCCAGCGACGGCCTCACGGGGATGCTCACCGACCGCATGATCCGCCGCGTCCTGGACCGCCCCGGCGAGCTGGCCGACATGGTCGCGGCGCTCATCGTGGGCGCCAACGAGCGCGGCGGCCGCGACAACATCACCGCCGTGCTGGTCCGCATCCTCGACGTGGACTGA
- a CDS encoding diguanylate cyclase codes for MIRRLFLILVPLALLGLPAPAPAQGRGKPIVLSTGWKVSRGDQPQWARPGFDDRAWTTAAVPGEWENVFPGYDGFGWYRRQVTLPADLHGEPVGVLFATVGDAFEVYWDGVKIGARGEFPPHFTESVNPSLFLVPDSLLRTSGSRHLLAVRIYNDYAYGGLMGSVRMGRFDVLADKRSPRDMVIGTLVAFFLAIGIYHLAFWVRRRAARENLWFATVSLAISIYGATFSGTISEMVLPFTNPYRLGLVALLAGGPFFVALVYSLFDLRVRRREQLVCAAFVALAAVSAVMPLGPLAQLNRWIDVALAVGMLAIVLRAFRAASRHRPHARLLVFGTAAFAATFVYDLASEYDFVPVAHVLPSVPSLFWIGFLVFVMAVGIATAGKWALTEVTALVDPLTELARRHVLEDAMRRETERIRRSGGTMALVLIDLDFFKQVNDAYGHRTGDDVLARVGRLLRSTARNIDLPARFGGEEFAVLLYDSDFDGALAFAERFRANLREMSVAASGGRTVRVTASLGVAVGSELVDPAALVEAADQALYRAKNQGRDRLIGIQLQAGTIPEPARSGEG; via the coding sequence GTGATCCGGCGCCTCTTCCTTATTCTCGTCCCGCTCGCGCTGCTCGGGCTTCCGGCACCGGCCCCCGCACAGGGGCGCGGCAAGCCGATCGTGCTGAGCACCGGGTGGAAGGTGTCCCGCGGCGACCAGCCGCAGTGGGCCCGCCCCGGCTTCGACGACCGCGCCTGGACGACGGCCGCCGTGCCCGGCGAGTGGGAGAACGTCTTCCCCGGCTACGACGGCTTCGGCTGGTACCGGCGGCAGGTGACGCTCCCCGCCGACCTGCACGGCGAGCCCGTGGGCGTGCTCTTCGCCACCGTGGGCGACGCGTTCGAGGTGTACTGGGACGGCGTGAAGATCGGCGCGCGCGGGGAGTTTCCCCCGCACTTCACCGAGTCGGTGAACCCGTCGCTCTTCCTGGTGCCCGACAGCCTGCTGCGCACCTCGGGCTCGCGGCACCTGCTGGCCGTGCGCATCTACAACGACTACGCGTACGGCGGGCTGATGGGCTCGGTGCGCATGGGCCGCTTCGACGTGCTGGCCGACAAGCGCTCGCCGCGCGACATGGTCATCGGCACGCTGGTGGCCTTCTTCCTGGCCATCGGCATCTACCACCTGGCCTTCTGGGTGCGCCGCCGCGCCGCCCGCGAGAACCTGTGGTTCGCCACCGTCTCGCTCGCCATCTCCATCTACGGTGCCACCTTCAGCGGCACCATCAGCGAGATGGTGCTCCCCTTCACCAACCCGTATCGGCTCGGGCTGGTGGCGCTGCTGGCGGGCGGGCCCTTCTTCGTGGCCCTGGTCTACTCGCTCTTCGACCTGCGCGTGCGGCGCCGCGAGCAGCTGGTGTGTGCCGCGTTCGTGGCGCTCGCCGCGGTGTCGGCGGTGATGCCGCTGGGGCCGCTGGCGCAGCTGAACCGCTGGATCGACGTGGCCCTGGCGGTGGGGATGCTGGCCATCGTGCTGCGCGCCTTCCGCGCGGCCTCGCGCCACCGGCCGCACGCGCGGCTGCTGGTGTTCGGCACCGCCGCCTTCGCCGCGACGTTCGTGTACGACCTGGCCAGCGAGTACGACTTCGTCCCGGTGGCGCACGTGCTGCCGAGCGTGCCGTCGCTCTTCTGGATCGGCTTCCTGGTGTTCGTGATGGCGGTGGGGATCGCCACGGCGGGGAAGTGGGCGCTCACCGAGGTCACCGCGCTGGTGGACCCGCTCACCGAGCTGGCGCGCCGCCACGTGCTGGAGGATGCGATGCGCCGCGAGACGGAGCGCATCCGCCGGTCGGGGGGGACGATGGCGCTGGTGCTGATCGATCTGGACTTCTTCAAGCAGGTGAACGACGCCTACGGCCACCGCACGGGGGACGACGTGCTGGCGCGCGTGGGCCGGCTGCTGCGCTCCACGGCGCGCAACATCGACCTTCCCGCGCGCTTCGGCGGCGAGGAGTTCGCGGTGCTGCTGTACGACAGCGACTTCGACGGCGCGCTGGCGTTCGCGGAGCGCTTCCGGGCCAACCTGCGGGAGATGAGCGTTGCCGCGAGCGGCGGGCGCACGGTGCGGGTGACGGCCAGTCTGGGCGTGGCCGTCGGCAGCGAGCTGGTGGACCCCGCCGCGCTGGTCGAGGCCGCCGACCAGGCCCTCTACCGCGCCAAGAACCAGGGCCGCGACCGCCTCATCGGCATCCAGCTCCAGGCCGGCACCATCCCCGAGCCCGCGCGCAGCGGCGAGGGGTAA